Proteins encoded by one window of Paenibacillus sp. DCT19:
- a CDS encoding PAS domain-containing hybrid sensor histidine kinase/response regulator yields MNKTETLKRIISEGSSHQSLFFNHPDAIYVMDIHGNYIDANPSVERISGHTLEDLIHMNREYLCPPESEKSRQQCIDEVLAGRSVSNSLKFYHRDGSLRQADITYVPITSEGEVVGIYGIAKDVTEIMEVERKLHETQEKYQILADHAQDLITKCSLDGELLYVSPSVYPLLGYRPEEVTGKSFKDYCYPGDYPDPLDVSVIGNGCTMRVMHKKGHYIWMETLAKPVSGREGEDTQVVSISRDITQHKDADRRLRESRQRYKSLFEHTPAAVYSLDLEGRYSSVNRNLVQLLNIPRSELIGRSFLNNLDKNEVQNGKTYFELVKQGKPQHYETCVVNARGRQIDVSIMNVPIIVDQELVGVYGILSDITERKDYTERIQELSKQHTLILNSVTEGIYGLDADGITMFMNPAAASMFGYEVKELVGKSSHPIMHHSRADGSYFPVEECPIHMTVMDGQRRLIKEDVFWRKDGSSFLVEYQVTPIIDQGQIQGAVVVFNDVTGEREIVRAKETAELAAQAKSEFLSMVSHEIRTPMNGIVGMTELLIGTDLSEEQREYAQIIQESGDALLNILNDILDFSKLESGKMALAYEPFSLRKMLEQVAELFKPRADEKQLKIRYRLNPSIPEFMVGDAMRIRQILVNLVSNALKFTDQGSIDVTVDIIKGRRPESSVLDFAVKDTGIGIPADKLDQLFQSFSQLHPVINRKYGGTGLGLVISKRLVEIMGGSISVESEEEEGSTFRFAVPATSVDVPEEEAARQFSHDRTRQGDKVPISILVAEDHPVNRKILTEYLEKLGYKPDVCTNGVEAIEAISQKTYNIVLMDIQMPVMDGLKATDLVHRLIPQDRIPTIIAVTGNSKREDKEACLEIGMRDFISKPVMLSELKRVLQQWGPTDQPQLAPN; encoded by the coding sequence ATGAATAAAACGGAAACCCTAAAACGCATTATTTCTGAGGGAAGTTCACACCAATCCTTGTTTTTTAACCACCCGGATGCCATCTATGTTATGGATATCCATGGAAACTATATTGATGCTAATCCCTCCGTTGAGCGGATTTCAGGGCACACACTTGAAGACTTGATTCATATGAACCGGGAATATCTCTGTCCACCAGAGAGTGAGAAATCACGTCAACAATGTATTGATGAAGTATTGGCTGGACGTTCAGTCAGTAACTCTCTCAAGTTCTATCATAGAGATGGCTCGCTGAGACAGGCGGATATAACTTATGTGCCGATCACGTCAGAAGGAGAAGTCGTGGGCATATATGGAATTGCCAAAGATGTAACTGAGATCATGGAAGTGGAGCGTAAGTTGCATGAGACCCAGGAAAAGTATCAGATTCTTGCGGATCATGCACAGGATCTCATCACGAAATGTTCGCTAGATGGAGAATTGCTGTATGTGTCTCCCTCGGTGTATCCTTTGCTTGGCTATCGACCAGAAGAGGTGACGGGCAAGTCCTTCAAAGACTACTGTTACCCAGGGGATTACCCAGATCCATTAGATGTATCCGTAATTGGCAATGGATGTACGATGCGTGTTATGCACAAAAAAGGGCACTACATCTGGATGGAGACGTTGGCGAAGCCGGTATCAGGCAGAGAAGGTGAAGATACGCAGGTTGTAAGTATCAGCCGAGATATTACACAGCATAAGGATGCAGATCGACGCTTAAGAGAGAGTCGTCAGCGGTACAAATCGTTATTTGAACATACGCCAGCGGCCGTGTATTCGTTGGATCTGGAAGGTAGATATAGTTCAGTCAACCGTAATCTTGTTCAATTGCTCAATATTCCGCGCAGTGAATTGATTGGGCGATCCTTTCTGAACAATTTAGACAAAAACGAAGTGCAGAATGGTAAAACCTACTTTGAACTAGTAAAGCAGGGAAAGCCACAGCACTATGAGACATGTGTCGTTAATGCTAGAGGTAGACAGATCGATGTATCCATCATGAATGTGCCTATCATTGTGGATCAGGAATTGGTCGGTGTATACGGTATTTTATCTGACATCACAGAGCGAAAAGATTATACGGAACGGATTCAAGAGCTTAGCAAGCAGCATACGCTGATTCTGAATTCGGTTACGGAAGGCATCTATGGTCTGGATGCAGATGGAATAACGATGTTTATGAATCCCGCAGCGGCATCGATGTTTGGTTATGAAGTGAAGGAGCTTGTGGGTAAAAGCTCGCATCCGATCATGCACCATTCTCGCGCAGACGGAAGTTATTTCCCCGTAGAAGAGTGTCCAATTCATATGACTGTCATGGATGGACAGCGACGCTTAATCAAAGAGGATGTATTCTGGCGTAAGGATGGAAGCAGCTTCTTGGTGGAATACCAGGTGACGCCAATTATAGATCAAGGTCAGATTCAAGGAGCCGTTGTCGTATTCAACGATGTCACTGGCGAACGTGAAATTGTACGTGCCAAGGAGACAGCGGAATTGGCGGCTCAGGCTAAGTCTGAGTTCTTGTCTATGGTGAGCCATGAGATTCGTACACCGATGAATGGGATCGTGGGCATGACAGAGCTTCTAATCGGGACGGATCTGTCTGAGGAACAGCGTGAGTATGCCCAGATTATACAGGAGAGCGGCGACGCATTGCTCAATATCCTCAATGATATTCTGGATTTCAGCAAGCTGGAGTCTGGCAAGATGGCGCTAGCTTACGAACCTTTCTCACTACGCAAAATGTTAGAGCAGGTGGCGGAGTTGTTCAAGCCTCGCGCGGATGAGAAGCAACTGAAGATCAGATATCGTCTCAATCCTAGCATTCCGGAATTCATGGTTGGTGATGCGATGCGGATTAGACAGATCCTTGTGAACCTCGTTAGTAATGCACTCAAGTTTACGGATCAGGGAAGTATTGATGTCACGGTAGACATTATTAAGGGACGCAGACCTGAATCCAGCGTGCTAGATTTTGCGGTTAAGGATACGGGTATCGGTATTCCCGCAGATAAGCTGGATCAGTTGTTCCAGTCGTTCTCCCAATTGCATCCGGTCATTAATCGGAAGTATGGAGGTACAGGGCTTGGACTTGTTATCTCGAAACGCCTTGTCGAGATTATGGGCGGAAGCATCAGCGTAGAGAGTGAGGAAGAAGAAGGTTCTACCTTCCGGTTCGCCGTCCCTGCCACAAGTGTCGATGTACCGGAAGAGGAAGCCGCACGCCAATTCTCACATGATCGTACACGTCAAGGTGACAAGGTGCCGATCAGTATATTAGTTGCTGAGGATCATCCGGTGAATCGGAAGATTTTGACTGAATATCTAGAGAAGCTTGGATACAAGCCAGATGTATGTACGAATGGTGTCGAAGCGATTGAGGCCATCTCTCAGAAAACCTATAATATTGTACTGATGGATATTCAAATGCCTGTCATGGATGGGCTTAAAGCGACGGATCTTGTCCACCGATTGATTCCACAAGATCGTATTCCAACGATTATTGCGGTCACGGGCAATTCGAAACGGGAGGATAAGGAGGCTTGTCTAGAGATCGGCATGCGCGACTTTATCAGCAAGCCTGTTATGCTCAGTGAGTTGAAGAGGGTGCTCCAGCAATGGGGACCAACCGATCAGCCGCAGCTTGCACCTAATTGA
- a CDS encoding L-lactate dehydrogenase, which yields MLGKSGKVAVIGAGLVGSSCAYSMINQSICREIMMVDRTYDRAVAQALDFSHCMDFTHNRTKVYAGTYADCGSMDVIVLTAGANPKPGQTRLDILEEAESIAKDIVVPIMESGFSGIFVVAANPVDIVTYMVWKLSGLPREHVIGTGTSIDSSRLKTLLSEVFSIDPRSVHGYALGEHGESQFVAWSHVTIGGKPILHIMEQHKDRFKHLDLEDIARKTKDAGWEIFTRKGSTQFGIGNALAHITRSILNDEHKIIAVSAILEGEYGQNNVCAGVPAIIGGNGIQEIIELNLDASEREKFERSCAVLSGSIDRLTMV from the coding sequence GTGTTAGGCAAATCAGGTAAAGTAGCGGTGATCGGGGCAGGTCTTGTTGGTTCAAGTTGTGCATATTCAATGATTAATCAGTCGATCTGTAGGGAAATTATGATGGTTGATCGGACATACGATCGCGCTGTTGCGCAGGCTTTAGATTTTTCCCATTGTATGGACTTCACACATAATCGCACCAAAGTATACGCAGGCACTTATGCTGACTGTGGCAGTATGGATGTGATCGTGCTCACAGCTGGGGCGAACCCTAAGCCTGGTCAGACACGTCTAGATATTCTGGAAGAAGCCGAATCCATCGCCAAAGATATTGTCGTCCCTATCATGGAAAGTGGTTTCAGCGGGATTTTTGTCGTCGCAGCGAACCCGGTTGACATAGTAACTTATATGGTATGGAAGCTGTCAGGTCTTCCACGCGAACACGTCATCGGCACAGGGACTTCCATCGATTCCTCCAGACTCAAAACACTGTTGTCCGAGGTCTTCTCCATTGATCCCCGCAGTGTGCACGGTTATGCTCTAGGTGAGCATGGAGAATCACAGTTTGTTGCTTGGTCGCACGTTACCATTGGCGGCAAGCCGATCCTGCACATTATGGAGCAGCACAAAGATCGTTTCAAACATCTCGATCTGGAAGATATCGCTCGTAAAACGAAGGACGCAGGCTGGGAGATTTTCACTCGCAAAGGCTCTACCCAGTTTGGCATCGGTAATGCACTTGCTCATATCACACGCTCCATCCTCAATGACGAGCATAAGATCATCGCCGTCTCCGCGATCCTTGAGGGAGAGTATGGACAGAACAATGTCTGTGCGGGCGTTCCCGCGATTATCGGTGGCAATGGCATCCAAGAGATCATCGAATTGAATCTGGATGCATCCGAACGCGAGAAATTCGAACGCTCCTGCGCTGTATTATCTGGAAGTATAGATCGCCTTACCATGGTATAA
- a CDS encoding protein kinase, whose product MELQRSWQRLLGLWTDRPLPKGAKIAERYTICELLGMGSYGLTYLCIDEQTGDEVALKGSKPSKGKLSARLLSREADVMSRLQHPAIPKLLNAFIYKGRSYIAIEYIRGETLETYIFEQGQVYSERECIELASQLLSPIAHVHQQGYIHGDVRIPNVIMKDGHLHLIDFGLARQMGEPLLPELKRRMRELPAPEDEPATPDQDLQDLGHFLLFMLYSAYEPEKGKAPASWQEELDLQPDLVIMLERLLGLRPGYEAGAPELQAEMQRILPKLHGSV is encoded by the coding sequence GTGGAGCTGCAACGAAGCTGGCAAAGATTGCTGGGACTGTGGACAGATCGACCCTTGCCAAAGGGGGCAAAAATAGCGGAAAGATATACGATATGCGAATTGCTTGGTATGGGAAGCTACGGACTGACATACCTCTGTATAGATGAACAAACAGGAGATGAGGTTGCGTTAAAAGGTTCGAAGCCCAGCAAAGGCAAGTTATCTGCCCGATTGCTGAGTAGAGAAGCAGATGTGATGAGCCGGCTGCAGCACCCGGCGATTCCCAAACTTTTGAATGCATTTATATATAAGGGAAGAAGTTACATTGCTATAGAATATATTCGGGGAGAGACGCTGGAGACGTATATCTTCGAACAGGGCCAGGTATATAGCGAACGAGAATGTATTGAACTGGCGAGCCAGTTATTATCTCCAATCGCTCATGTTCATCAGCAGGGTTATATCCATGGGGATGTACGAATTCCCAACGTGATTATGAAGGATGGGCACTTGCATCTGATTGATTTTGGCCTGGCGAGGCAAATGGGGGAGCCGTTGTTGCCAGAGCTGAAACGACGTATGCGTGAGTTGCCTGCACCTGAAGATGAACCAGCAACGCCTGATCAGGATTTGCAGGATCTCGGTCATTTTCTTCTATTTATGCTGTACTCTGCCTATGAACCAGAGAAAGGGAAAGCACCTGCAAGCTGGCAGGAGGAACTGGATCTTCAGCCGGATCTGGTCATTATGCTGGAGAGGTTGCTGGGGCTTAGACCTGGGTATGAGGCGGGGGCACCCGAGCTGCAGGCTGAGATGCAGCGGATTCTGCCCAAGCTGCATGGATCAGTTTAA
- the map gene encoding type I methionyl aminopeptidase: MITLKTKEQIEQMKRAGEILAACHREIAKMIRPGITTQEIDQFAEAFMKKNGATPEQKGYNGYQFATCASVNDVICHGFPGKYVLQDGDIVTIDMVVNLNGWLADSAWSYAVGQVTPEAQHLLDVTKNSLYKGIELAVVGNRIGDISHAIQTYAEGEGLSVVREFIGHGIGEKMHEEPQVPHYGPPHRGPRLKEGMVITIEPMLNIGTFRSKLDSDGWTARTMDGSLSAQYEHTIAITADGPVILTAQ, encoded by the coding sequence ATGATTACATTGAAAACAAAAGAGCAGATTGAACAGATGAAAAGAGCAGGTGAGATTCTTGCCGCATGCCATAGAGAAATAGCGAAAATGATTCGTCCAGGGATCACAACGCAGGAGATTGACCAATTTGCAGAAGCTTTTATGAAGAAAAATGGTGCAACGCCGGAGCAAAAAGGGTATAACGGATACCAATTTGCGACATGTGCTTCAGTAAACGACGTAATCTGTCATGGTTTTCCCGGGAAATATGTGTTGCAGGACGGCGACATTGTAACGATTGATATGGTCGTGAATTTGAACGGATGGCTCGCTGATTCTGCGTGGTCTTATGCAGTAGGGCAAGTTACACCAGAAGCACAACATTTGTTAGATGTGACCAAAAACTCGCTGTATAAAGGCATTGAACTTGCTGTCGTTGGCAACCGGATCGGGGATATTTCGCATGCAATCCAAACATATGCTGAAGGCGAGGGGCTGTCGGTTGTTCGTGAGTTTATCGGGCACGGCATTGGCGAGAAAATGCATGAAGAGCCGCAGGTGCCTCATTACGGCCCGCCTCATCGTGGACCACGACTCAAAGAAGGCATGGTCATTACGATTGAGCCTATGTTGAACATCGGTACGTTCCGCAGTAAGCTTGATTCAGATGGTTGGACGGCGCGTACAATGGATGGAAGCTTGTCTGCTCAATATGAGCACACCATTGCGATTACAGCAGATGGCCCAGTGATTTTAACGGCTCAATAG
- a CDS encoding NADP-dependent oxidoreductase, translated as MSENEQIVLASRPEGAPSRDNFQFINTPLPEPEAGQVLVRTLYLSVDPYMRGRMKDTKSYSPPYALNEVIKGGAIGQVVESSEPNLRKGDLVTGMWGWQRYAAVNTGDLSLIDTEEAPLTAYLGAVGLTGLTAYFGMEDIGKPKEGETVVVSGAAGAVGMIAGQIAKIVGARVVGIAGSDEKCAYLKDKLGFDVVLNYKQENDMTAAIERVCPDGVDVYFDNVGGEISDAVLRHINRNARIPLCGQISSYNLEKPDIGMRPQTLLLTNTALMKGFLLGDYAKSFKEGRAKLAKWIKAGHIQYEENIVEGFEQTPDAFMGLFSGDNLGKQLVKVADPE; from the coding sequence ATGTCTGAAAATGAACAAATCGTACTTGCATCTCGTCCAGAAGGTGCACCATCCCGTGACAATTTCCAATTTATAAATACACCACTTCCTGAACCGGAAGCAGGACAGGTTCTGGTTCGTACATTATATTTGTCTGTTGATCCGTATATGCGAGGTCGGATGAAGGATACGAAGTCCTATTCACCACCCTATGCGCTGAACGAAGTGATTAAAGGCGGAGCAATTGGTCAAGTGGTGGAATCCTCGGAGCCTAATCTGCGTAAGGGTGACCTTGTGACAGGGATGTGGGGCTGGCAACGTTATGCGGCGGTTAATACAGGAGATCTTTCATTGATTGATACCGAAGAAGCTCCATTGACTGCATATTTGGGCGCGGTTGGACTTACGGGGCTAACAGCCTATTTCGGAATGGAGGATATCGGTAAACCTAAGGAAGGCGAGACGGTCGTTGTATCAGGCGCAGCAGGCGCGGTAGGGATGATCGCAGGACAGATTGCCAAGATCGTAGGCGCTCGTGTCGTAGGTATTGCTGGTTCTGATGAAAAATGCGCATACCTCAAAGACAAATTAGGATTCGACGTGGTATTGAATTACAAACAAGAGAACGATATGACTGCTGCCATTGAACGGGTATGCCCTGATGGCGTAGATGTCTATTTTGATAATGTTGGCGGCGAAATTTCGGATGCGGTGTTGCGTCACATTAACCGCAATGCACGTATCCCATTGTGTGGACAGATCTCGTCCTATAACTTGGAGAAACCAGATATTGGTATGCGTCCGCAGACCCTGTTGTTAACCAATACAGCATTAATGAAGGGGTTCCTATTAGGTGACTACGCCAAGTCCTTTAAGGAAGGGCGTGCGAAGTTAGCTAAATGGATCAAAGCAGGTCATATTCAATATGAGGAAAACATTGTAGAAGGTTTCGAACAGACACCTGACGCATTTATGGGTCTCTTCTCAGGGGATAACCTGGGTAAACAACTAGTTAAGGTTGCCGACCCTGAGTAA
- a CDS encoding CcdC family protein, with amino-acid sequence MAQISPFYLQIGATLGMLIMALLAIFIRMKASHRPVTIRKILIPPLGMSTGFLMFVVPETHVPLLWAAIALLVGWFIFSYPLIRSTRFERINGEIFATRSRSFAFILLGLLAVRLILHEVIQRYVSIPQTGGLFFLLAFGMIVRWRVYMYKHYKEVINAEEA; translated from the coding sequence GTGGCTCAAATTAGTCCATTTTACCTTCAGATCGGTGCAACTCTAGGTATGCTCATCATGGCGCTGCTCGCCATCTTCATTCGCATGAAAGCCAGTCATCGCCCTGTCACTATTCGTAAAATTCTGATTCCACCACTCGGTATGAGCACAGGGTTTCTCATGTTTGTCGTTCCTGAAACGCATGTCCCACTGCTGTGGGCAGCTATTGCACTGCTTGTGGGTTGGTTTATTTTCTCGTATCCGCTTATCCGCAGTACTCGCTTCGAACGCATTAACGGCGAAATATTCGCAACGCGCTCACGCAGCTTTGCTTTTATCTTGCTTGGACTGCTCGCTGTGCGGCTCATATTGCATGAAGTTATCCAGCGTTATGTATCCATTCCACAGACAGGTGGACTATTCTTCCTACTCGCCTTCGGTATGATCGTCCGCTGGCGTGTGTACATGTATAAGCACTATAAAGAAGTCATTAATGCAGAGGAAGCCTAG
- a CDS encoding HEAT repeat domain-containing protein has protein sequence MRNRVQWFGKSMSGWTETGSSYLVQVTGLICGGVLVTLLAIYLVLLWRNRLKQRTLKLQKKAFRDLMADDSSLRHYLAGGEITPKLLDVRKVQQKALQEVLLQQLEESTDDLQRERIRFLAGQAFGTLYRTQLGSMKWSERINTLLYIEQFQMTELLPRLEEMMRSSLCSIQERFIILRIYARSGYVRLVKELLKRNTAMSDSQYLQIMLLLTDEIWEKVVDHYAELPVQAKCSVVDAMRIRNVQTTRELALLERLLFEDHVEQRIFSLRALAQIGRMSDGTKDKLLLAWHEERCIRSRLERLMYARLLGRVHTEGFIEHLNGLMGDPAYEIRQEAANSLAQYDQGIEKLRCVARVHPDKYARQIAEETLERKQYERKMA, from the coding sequence ATGAGAAACAGAGTGCAGTGGTTTGGGAAATCCATGTCGGGATGGACGGAAACGGGAAGTAGTTATTTGGTTCAGGTGACCGGTTTAATCTGTGGAGGCGTGTTGGTGACACTCCTGGCCATCTATCTCGTTTTGTTGTGGAGAAATCGGCTGAAGCAACGAACGCTAAAACTCCAAAAAAAGGCCTTTCGCGACCTAATGGCTGATGATTCTTCACTTCGTCACTACCTTGCAGGAGGAGAGATCACACCAAAGCTGCTGGATGTGAGGAAAGTTCAGCAAAAAGCGCTACAGGAAGTGTTACTGCAACAACTGGAGGAAAGTACGGATGATCTCCAAAGGGAACGGATTCGCTTCCTCGCAGGACAGGCCTTTGGTACGTTGTACCGGACACAGCTTGGTTCGATGAAATGGAGTGAACGTATTAATACATTGCTCTACATAGAGCAGTTTCAGATGACGGAACTTCTACCTAGGCTGGAAGAGATGATGCGTTCTTCGTTATGTTCGATCCAGGAACGTTTTATTATTTTGAGAATTTACGCTAGATCAGGCTATGTACGATTAGTGAAAGAGCTGCTTAAGAGAAACACAGCCATGTCGGATTCGCAATATTTGCAGATCATGCTATTACTTACGGATGAGATCTGGGAGAAGGTCGTTGACCACTATGCGGAGCTTCCTGTGCAGGCAAAGTGTAGCGTCGTGGATGCCATGCGTATTCGAAATGTGCAAACGACGAGGGAGCTGGCGTTATTAGAACGACTGCTATTCGAAGATCATGTAGAGCAGCGCATCTTTTCGCTGCGTGCCTTAGCCCAGATCGGCAGGATGAGTGATGGAACCAAGGATAAGCTATTACTTGCTTGGCATGAAGAGAGATGTATTCGATCACGTCTAGAACGACTTATGTACGCTAGGTTGTTGGGACGTGTTCACACAGAGGGATTTATTGAGCATCTGAATGGACTTATGGGTGATCCCGCTTACGAAATAAGGCAGGAAGCTGCTAACTCTCTCGCTCAATATGATCAAGGAATCGAGAAATTACGCTGCGTAGCAAGAGTACATCCGGACAAATATGCGAGGCAGATAGCGGAAGAAACGCTGGAAAGGAAGCAGTATGAACGAAAGATGGCTTGA
- a CDS encoding glycosyltransferase family 2 protein, whose product MNERWLELLQSLILLCYKGIWIYLVVVIIACIWLFLAAVRTMVRKKDLDLLHYDEVLNEALAPPVSVLLPVHNRENTIIADVNHLLDIHYGCYEVIVINDGSTDDTMERLMEVYKLSTVKSKIHYSSIGQAVGEIRGAYRSLRYDNLVVVDKQHGGHSDALNAGIRVSQYPYFASIGPTTMLDKYAFVKIMKPIMAALPDEEIIACGGRLELANSQKVSCSRFHIQSEKPVADLPKSPLLMMQRIEYIRAFLISGLGLVRYNINTLLFTSEAFGLFKKSYVMEVGGYNPDPRMAHLELIMRLHKHMKQIKGRGRIVYIDDPVCSTKVPESCAGLHQQRIRWHRQLTNTMWEQREMAGNPKYGWMGMVTIPYFIMVELIGPVLEIGTLLLLFIGLLLPFVENSLLVVLGMLLLLYGSLLSAAVILFEVWLARRRYTAREVTRLFLYALSESFWFRPMNNIFRIHGLIKALWSLREHGDSGRSAYSGLRADK is encoded by the coding sequence ATGAACGAAAGATGGCTTGAACTGCTGCAGAGTTTAATTCTGTTATGTTATAAAGGCATATGGATATATCTCGTTGTTGTGATCATCGCATGTATTTGGTTATTTCTAGCGGCCGTTCGTACGATGGTGCGAAAAAAGGATCTAGATCTGCTTCACTATGATGAAGTGCTTAATGAAGCACTCGCTCCTCCGGTGTCTGTACTGTTACCAGTTCATAATCGAGAGAACACCATTATTGCGGATGTAAATCATCTCCTTGATATCCATTATGGCTGCTACGAAGTGATTGTGATTAATGACGGCTCAACAGACGATACGATGGAACGATTAATGGAAGTGTATAAACTGTCTACTGTTAAGAGCAAGATTCATTATTCGAGTATTGGGCAGGCCGTTGGAGAGATCAGAGGTGCATATCGTTCATTGCGATACGATAATCTTGTCGTGGTCGATAAGCAGCATGGGGGACACTCCGATGCTTTGAATGCCGGAATACGTGTCTCACAATATCCGTATTTTGCATCCATTGGCCCTACAACCATGCTGGACAAATATGCATTTGTGAAAATAATGAAGCCTATTATGGCTGCATTGCCTGACGAAGAAATTATCGCATGTGGTGGGCGATTAGAGCTTGCGAACTCGCAGAAGGTGTCCTGCTCCAGATTCCACATTCAGAGTGAAAAGCCTGTTGCAGATCTTCCAAAAAGTCCACTGCTTATGATGCAGAGAATTGAGTATATCCGTGCATTTCTCATCAGTGGATTGGGCTTGGTTAGATATAATATCAATACGTTATTGTTCACGTCAGAAGCTTTTGGATTGTTCAAAAAAAGTTATGTTATGGAAGTCGGAGGATATAATCCTGATCCGAGAATGGCACACCTAGAGCTGATCATGCGTCTTCACAAGCACATGAAACAGATCAAGGGCAGGGGGCGAATCGTGTATATAGACGATCCCGTGTGCAGCACAAAAGTGCCTGAGTCATGTGCTGGGCTGCACCAGCAGCGAATACGCTGGCATCGTCAGTTGACCAACACTATGTGGGAGCAACGGGAGATGGCAGGCAATCCGAAGTACGGTTGGATGGGCATGGTGACGATCCCTTATTTTATTATGGTTGAATTGATTGGGCCTGTTTTGGAAATAGGGACGCTATTGCTATTATTCATAGGTCTGCTGCTGCCGTTTGTGGAGAACAGTCTATTAGTTGTGCTGGGTATGCTCTTACTGCTCTACGGTTCACTCCTATCTGCGGCAGTCATTCTATTTGAAGTTTGGCTGGCGCGTAGAAGGTATACGGCACGTGAAGTCACACGTCTGTTCTTGTACGCGTTATCCGAATCGTTCTGGTTCAGACCGATGAATAACATCTTCCGTATTCATGGACTCATCAAAGCTCTTTGGAGTCTGAGAGAGCATGGAGACTCAGGAAGGTCGGCTTATTCGGGGCTTCGGGCAGATAAGTAA
- a CDS encoding TetR-like C-terminal domain-containing protein, with protein MSVEQLGQALTVAAAGRVGSEAIQDIATAYIHFVRQHPGLYEASFHAPDRDEPQLAAASTVALQLLLDSLQPYGLSEADALHAVRGLRSLCHGFASIGAQGGFAMNFEASESLHLTISAFLDGLKHLRTDN; from the coding sequence ATGTCCGTAGAGCAGCTCGGCCAGGCTTTAACCGTGGCCGCCGCAGGACGTGTCGGTAGCGAAGCCATTCAGGATATCGCTACCGCCTATATTCATTTTGTACGCCAGCACCCTGGGCTTTACGAAGCTTCCTTCCATGCCCCTGATCGGGATGAGCCACAACTCGCTGCGGCCAGCACCGTAGCGCTACAGTTGTTGCTAGACTCTTTACAGCCGTATGGACTGTCCGAAGCCGATGCGCTTCATGCGGTGCGTGGACTACGAAGTCTGTGTCATGGCTTTGCCTCCATTGGTGCACAAGGTGGGTTCGCCATGAATTTCGAAGCAAGCGAGAGCCTACATCTTACGATTTCAGCCTTCCTTGACGGCTTAAAGCATCTTCGTACAGACAATTAG
- a CDS encoding MBL fold metallo-hydrolase, with product MRITCEYNVIQVSFLPRLFPVNVYLVEEDSELTLVDAGMPFSLKGILATAQSLNKPITKVILTHAHGDHVGALDGLKNALPDVEVIISRRDAALLTGDASLLPDEPQTPVRGSVPKNIHTRPDRLLEDGDRIGSLLAIATPGHTPGHMAFMDTRSGVLIAGDAYQLHGGLAVAGQLRPLFPFPALATWHRETALASAKRLAELEPSVLAVGHGRMLRQPAAAMRAAMADAEQRLRPAGGLR from the coding sequence ATGCGTATTACATGTGAATATAATGTCATTCAGGTTTCATTCCTACCTCGGCTCTTTCCTGTGAACGTTTATCTTGTTGAAGAGGACAGTGAATTAACTCTTGTCGATGCAGGGATGCCGTTCAGTCTCAAGGGTATCCTCGCCACTGCTCAATCTCTTAACAAACCTATCACCAAAGTGATTCTAACTCACGCCCATGGTGACCATGTTGGCGCCTTAGACGGTCTCAAGAATGCACTCCCTGATGTAGAGGTGATCATCTCTAGACGGGACGCTGCACTACTCACTGGAGATGCTTCGTTATTACCTGATGAACCGCAGACTCCGGTACGGGGCAGTGTACCCAAGAACATTCACACCCGCCCCGATCGCCTGCTCGAAGATGGGGATCGCATTGGATCGTTACTGGCGATTGCTACTCCTGGTCACACACCAGGGCATATGGCGTTTATGGATACGCGCAGCGGCGTCCTCATCGCCGGCGATGCCTATCAACTGCATGGCGGCTTGGCCGTTGCCGGTCAGCTACGCCCACTCTTTCCATTTCCTGCGCTTGCCACATGGCACCGTGAAACCGCTCTTGCCAGCGCCAAGCGCTTGGCTGAGCTGGAGCCGTCCGTGCTGGCTGTAGGCCACGGACGAATGTTACGTCAGCCGGCAGCGGCGATGCGCGCAGCAATGGCTGACGCCGAGCAACGGCTGCGCCCTGCCGGAGGGCTTCGATGA